The nucleotide sequence ATACTAACATACCATAAATAGGACAAGTGGAGTTAAGGACGAGCATTTAACCCAACCATGGAAGTAAAGCGGACGAAACTGGCACAAGCCTTGCTTGAAAAAGACCGGATTTCCGCACTCAAACGGAGGAAAAGGAAGATGGCGAAACATACTAAATTTCTTGCAACAATCGCGTTGCTTTCCACGGGTCTAGCCGGGCATGCCTTCGCGCAAACGATCAAGATCGGTGTCAACGAACCGCTGACGGGGCCGTTTGCGGCCTCTGGGACCTACGTCGTCAATGGCGCTAAAATTGCCGCTGATGAGATCAATTCCAAAGGCGGTCTGCTCGGCAAGAAAATTGAACTTGTCATCGAGGACAACAAGAGCAACCCGACCGAAGCTGCGGCAGTGGCTGAAAAGCTGATCACCGCCGACAAAGTGCCGGTCATCATGGGTGCCTGGGGATCGAGCCTGACGTTGGCTGTGATGCCGAAGCTGATGGAATACAAGGTTCCGATGTTGGTTGAGACGTCGTCGTCGGGCAAGATCACGACGACCGGCAACCCCTACATTTTCCGCATCTCGCCGCCGTCGTCAGTCGAAGCAGCGGCGTTCAAGCCAATTCTTCCCAAGCTGTCGATCAAGAAGGCGGATTTCCTTGTCATCAACAATGACTGGGGTCGTGGCGCCGCTGAAGATTTCGGAAAAGTTTTGAAGGCTGAGAACATTAATGTCGGTCTCATCGAGACGATGGACCAGGCCGCTCAAGATATGAGCGCGCAGCTGTCGAAAATTAAGGCAACAGACTCCGACACCATCATGGTGACGACCGCTGTTGAGCAACTCACTCTGGTGCTGAAGCAGGCAACAGCGCTTGGCATCAAAAAGCAGATCGTGACGACAGGCGGCTCGCAGAATCCCGATCAGCTGATCGAACAAGCCGGTCTTGCTGCTAACGGGACATTCCACCTGACCACGTTCGCGCCATGGTACCCGGATGAGACGCCGAATCCCCCGGTAACCAAGTACTTCCTTGGCGAGTGGAAGAAGCGTGGCTTCAACTTTGCCGGCGCGACCGAGAGCTTCCGCGGATATGATGGCATTCGCACCATCGCCGCCGCCATCGAAAAGGCGGGCAAAGCAGAACCCGAGGCGATTGCCGCGGCATTGTGGCAGACCGAATTGCTCGGTCTGAACGGCAAGATCAAGTTCGAGAAACAGGGGCCCTCCGGCAAGGAGAGCGGGCAGAGCATGCCCAACGTCTACCTGATCAAGATCGACAACGCGAAGGTCGTTCTTCCCA is from Afipia massiliensis and encodes:
- a CDS encoding ABC transporter substrate-binding protein, with the translated sequence MAKHTKFLATIALLSTGLAGHAFAQTIKIGVNEPLTGPFAASGTYVVNGAKIAADEINSKGGLLGKKIELVIEDNKSNPTEAAAVAEKLITADKVPVIMGAWGSSLTLAVMPKLMEYKVPMLVETSSSGKITTTGNPYIFRISPPSSVEAAAFKPILPKLSIKKADFLVINNDWGRGAAEDFGKVLKAENINVGLIETMDQAAQDMSAQLSKIKATDSDTIMVTTAVEQLTLVLKQATALGIKKQIVTTGGSQNPDQLIEQAGLAANGTFHLTTFAPWYPDETPNPPVTKYFLGEWKKRGFNFAGATESFRGYDGIRTIAAAIEKAGKAEPEAIAAALWQTELLGLNGKIKFEKQGPSGKESGQSMPNVYLIKIDNAKVVLPKL